One window from the genome of Acuticoccus sp. I52.16.1 encodes:
- a CDS encoding Crp/Fnr family transcriptional regulator, whose translation MSTAVRSSPVRAFLVANTFVGAMEDAAVDRVVMHGRAIRYAKGDRLFQREDMGDALHIVISGTVKVHNTTSEGRDVVLNFLRSGDLVGEIAVLDGGPRTASASMIEAGEIFRIGRRDLMPALRESPDALLELVAILCEKLRATSDIVETNMRKLDARFAAGLMRLCQAYGRRTAAGIVIDLSANQTDLGAYLGLSRENASRQIAKLSRSGVLRAEGATLVVLDEPAVARLADE comes from the coding sequence ATGTCGACGGCCGTCCGCTCCAGCCCCGTCCGCGCTTTCCTGGTGGCGAACACCTTCGTCGGCGCCATGGAGGATGCCGCGGTGGACCGTGTGGTGATGCACGGCCGCGCCATCCGCTACGCCAAGGGTGACCGGCTGTTCCAGCGCGAGGACATGGGCGACGCGCTGCATATCGTCATCAGCGGCACGGTGAAGGTGCACAACACCACCAGCGAAGGGCGCGACGTGGTGCTGAACTTCCTTCGCTCGGGCGACCTCGTGGGCGAGATCGCGGTGCTCGACGGGGGCCCGCGCACGGCATCGGCGTCGATGATCGAGGCGGGGGAGATCTTCCGTATCGGCCGGCGCGACCTGATGCCGGCGCTGCGCGAATCGCCCGACGCCCTGCTCGAGCTGGTGGCGATCCTGTGCGAAAAGCTGCGTGCCACGTCCGACATCGTCGAGACCAACATGCGCAAGCTGGACGCGCGGTTCGCCGCCGGGCTGATGCGACTGTGCCAGGCCTACGGGCGGCGCACCGCGGCCGGCATCGTGATCGACCTCTCCGCCAACCAGACCGATCTTGGCGCCTATCTCGGCCTCTCGCGCGAGAACGCAAGCCGGCAGATCGCCAAGCTGTCCCGCTCGGGCGTGCTGCGGGCGGAGGGGGCGACGCTGGTCGTCCTCGACGAGCCGGCGGTCGCGCGCCTGGCGGACGAGTGA
- a CDS encoding adenylate/guanylate cyclase domain-containing protein: protein MKVWRRIGRARGRAATEAGLVAIAALVTLLLVAFSGTDAGSTLRERTFDTLTATVTLPPEAQPVVVDIDRAALARVGRWPWGRADLAALVEAIAAAGAGALAVDILLDEPDDRSPAALARRLAAAGVPLPVDAASLEDGDQRLAAAFASLPTVLGVGLAPQEGESVRPPPVIVRGTFVADGLWVTGGIAGPIPALKASAAGFGALSLPGSVDGSVRRVPLLAIAGRQPVTGLAVELHRVVRGGPPILIDPAARVMQVGERTVAMGTSGLMRLVPVARAARQARHVDAAAVLDGDPAALARLAGAAVFLGSSAPELGGLRTGADGTLVPSVDLQADAYAQIGAGAYPLRADAALTVERVAIALGAVLGLLAARFLTPASGTVAVGIAVVMWAAGAASASAYLHLFDPILPAAGTALTFALGSLLVAARARRQARRVQAAFEQHLSPAVVRRIAASPDAVRLKGEARVVTALFTDIEGFSSMTAAAEPEALIGLLDAYYDVITNVAVAHEGMVAKLIGDSMNALFNVPVDLADHPRRALECAVALAEASARFEATPEARALGLGRTRIGLDTGRAIVGDVGGSRKLDYTAHGAAVNAASRFEQANKFLGTQIVIGPGTAAALEMDLRPLGRFVVRGFPEPLALFTLWDDAMGEAEKETVRRAVAALSAEPLVLDDLKPARYAALLAAQGDRSPADAL, encoded by the coding sequence GTGAAGGTCTGGCGGCGCATCGGCCGCGCCAGGGGCCGCGCGGCCACCGAGGCCGGCCTCGTCGCGATCGCGGCGCTGGTGACGCTGCTGCTGGTCGCCTTCAGCGGCACCGACGCCGGCTCCACCTTGCGCGAACGCACCTTCGACACCCTGACCGCGACCGTCACGCTCCCCCCCGAGGCCCAACCCGTCGTGGTCGACATCGACCGTGCGGCGCTGGCTCGGGTCGGGCGCTGGCCGTGGGGCCGGGCCGACCTCGCCGCCCTGGTGGAGGCGATCGCCGCGGCCGGTGCCGGCGCCCTCGCGGTGGATATCCTGCTCGACGAACCGGACGATCGCTCGCCCGCGGCGCTCGCCCGCCGCCTCGCCGCCGCCGGCGTGCCGCTGCCGGTGGACGCGGCGAGCCTCGAGGACGGCGACCAGCGCCTCGCCGCCGCGTTCGCATCGCTGCCCACCGTGCTCGGCGTCGGCCTGGCGCCGCAGGAGGGGGAAAGCGTTCGCCCGCCGCCGGTGATCGTGCGTGGCACCTTCGTGGCGGACGGGCTTTGGGTCACTGGCGGCATCGCCGGGCCGATCCCGGCGCTGAAGGCGTCGGCGGCGGGCTTCGGCGCGTTGTCGCTCCCCGGCAGCGTCGACGGTTCGGTGCGCCGGGTGCCGCTGCTGGCGATCGCCGGGCGGCAACCGGTGACGGGCCTCGCGGTGGAACTGCACCGCGTGGTTCGAGGCGGGCCGCCGATCCTGATCGATCCCGCGGCGCGGGTGATGCAGGTGGGAGAGCGGACCGTCGCGATGGGGACGAGCGGGCTCATGCGCCTCGTCCCGGTCGCGCGGGCGGCGCGCCAGGCCCGCCATGTCGACGCCGCCGCGGTGCTGGACGGTGATCCGGCGGCGCTGGCACGGCTGGCCGGTGCGGCCGTCTTCCTGGGAAGTTCGGCGCCGGAGCTGGGCGGGCTGCGCACCGGCGCGGACGGCACGCTCGTCCCCAGCGTCGACCTCCAGGCCGACGCCTACGCACAGATCGGTGCCGGCGCCTACCCGCTGCGTGCCGACGCGGCGCTGACGGTGGAGCGCGTGGCGATCGCGCTCGGCGCGGTGCTGGGTCTCCTGGCGGCGCGCTTCTTGACGCCGGCGAGCGGGACGGTCGCGGTGGGGATCGCGGTGGTGATGTGGGCGGCGGGAGCTGCGAGCGCCAGCGCCTACCTCCACCTCTTCGACCCGATCCTGCCGGCGGCCGGCACCGCGCTCACCTTCGCACTGGGCTCGCTCCTGGTCGCGGCGCGGGCGCGGCGGCAGGCGCGGCGCGTGCAGGCCGCCTTCGAGCAGCACCTGTCGCCCGCCGTGGTCCGCCGCATCGCCGCGAGCCCCGACGCGGTGCGCCTCAAAGGCGAGGCGCGCGTGGTGACCGCTCTGTTCACCGATATCGAGGGCTTCTCGTCGATGACCGCGGCGGCCGAGCCGGAGGCGCTGATCGGCCTGCTCGACGCCTACTACGACGTCATCACCAATGTCGCGGTGGCGCACGAGGGGATGGTCGCCAAGCTGATCGGCGATTCGATGAACGCGCTGTTCAACGTCCCGGTCGACCTCGCCGACCATCCGCGCCGCGCGCTGGAGTGCGCCGTCGCGCTGGCCGAAGCGAGCGCCCGCTTCGAGGCGACGCCGGAGGCTCGGGCGCTGGGGCTCGGCCGCACCCGCATCGGCCTCGACACCGGGCGGGCGATCGTCGGCGACGTCGGCGGCTCGCGCAAGCTCGACTATACGGCGCACGGCGCGGCGGTGAACGCGGCCTCGCGCTTCGAGCAGGCGAACAAGTTCCTGGGGACGCAGATCGTCATCGGGCCGGGGACGGCGGCGGCGCTGGAGATGGACCTCCGCCCGCTCGGCCGCTTCGTCGTGCGCGGCTTCCCCGAGCCGTTGGCCCTCTTCACCCTGTGGGACGACGCGATGGGAGAGGCGGAGAAGGAGACCGTCCGCCGCGCGGTGGCGGCCCTGTCGGCCGAGCCGCTGGTGCTCGACGACTTGAAGCCCGCACGCTATGCGGCACTGCTCGCGGCGCAGGGCGACCGCTCGCCGGCGGACGCCCTATAG
- a CDS encoding FecR family protein, which produces MRNQASGWSALSIVLAAGILTLGLAASGARAADPAGAVSAVTGEATATAAGAQARTLKVKDPVHVAETVRTGAEARAVLGLGERTTLRLGAETEVRLDRYIIDAGGELTLGGGAILFDREPPKADEDLTISSDYGLIVVRGTTFFAGPSRGVFGVFVETGRVDVTGGGKTVSVGAGEGTNIAEPGAEPTDPVAWGAGRIEEALASVR; this is translated from the coding sequence ATGCGCAATCAGGCGAGTGGGTGGTCGGCGCTCTCCATCGTCCTCGCAGCCGGCATCCTCACATTGGGGCTGGCGGCGTCCGGCGCCCGCGCGGCCGACCCCGCGGGAGCCGTCTCGGCGGTGACCGGCGAGGCGACCGCCACGGCAGCCGGCGCGCAAGCCCGGACGCTGAAGGTGAAGGACCCGGTGCACGTCGCAGAGACGGTCCGCACCGGAGCCGAGGCGCGCGCCGTCCTGGGCCTGGGCGAACGCACCACGCTGCGCCTCGGCGCCGAGACCGAGGTGCGGCTCGACCGCTACATCATCGACGCGGGCGGCGAGTTGACGCTCGGCGGCGGCGCGATCCTGTTCGACCGCGAGCCCCCGAAGGCCGATGAGGATCTCACCATCAGTTCCGACTACGGGCTGATCGTGGTGCGCGGCACCACCTTCTTCGCCGGTCCCAGTCGCGGCGTCTTCGGCGTCTTCGTCGAAACCGGGCGGGTGGACGTCACCGGCGGCGGCAAGACGGTGTCGGTCGGGGCCGGCGAAGGCACCAACATCGCCGAGCCGGGCGCCGAGCCGACCGACCCGGTCGCGTGGGGCGCGGGGCGCATCGAGGAGGCGCTCGCCAGCGTCCGGTGA